The following proteins are co-located in the Hydrogenispora ethanolica genome:
- the nagA gene encoding N-acetylglucosamine-6-phosphate deacetylase, translating into MILLKGGDYLSPDGIFKKGSILLEGEAIRSVEDSIIPHEGDQVHDITGMKVIPGLIDIHSHGAVGIDVMSAEPEDLLKLTNFLAQNGTTSFLPTTITSTWEELRSALPKIQKAALLPAQGASIEGIHIEGPYINPLRKGCHEPKNMRSPSSNDYDELRSLAAGLKLHFTVAPEIRNGLAFIAQVSAGGGSVSIGHSEADFETTMKALQSGALAFTHLFNAMKGIHHREPGVAGAALCSNAYVELVCDGVHIHPEIVKLVYKVKGSDRLILVSDAMQATGLGDGEYQFGGQRVTVQNGIARNSDGSLASSTLTVFAAVKKMMTLTGVSLENAVRMASFNPARLLGIDNIVGSIEKGKRADLLVLDDRLNLVAVFCKGRKLI; encoded by the coding sequence ATGATCCTATTAAAAGGAGGAGATTACCTATCTCCCGACGGGATATTTAAAAAGGGCTCGATATTGTTGGAAGGAGAAGCGATCCGCTCCGTTGAGGACTCAATCATCCCTCATGAAGGAGATCAAGTGCACGATATTACGGGAATGAAGGTAATCCCGGGCTTGATCGACATCCACTCTCACGGAGCCGTCGGCATCGACGTCATGTCCGCCGAGCCGGAGGATTTGCTGAAATTAACGAATTTTCTAGCCCAAAACGGAACGACATCGTTTTTGCCTACGACCATCACTTCGACCTGGGAAGAGCTGCGGTCAGCCTTGCCGAAGATTCAAAAAGCAGCGCTGCTTCCGGCGCAGGGGGCTTCCATCGAGGGGATCCATATCGAAGGGCCTTATATTAATCCGCTCCGGAAAGGATGCCATGAGCCAAAGAATATGAGATCCCCTTCATCCAATGACTATGATGAACTCAGAAGCCTGGCGGCGGGATTGAAACTGCATTTTACAGTTGCCCCGGAAATTCGGAATGGCTTAGCGTTTATCGCTCAAGTCAGCGCCGGGGGTGGATCCGTTTCGATCGGTCATAGCGAAGCCGACTTTGAGACGACAATGAAAGCTCTGCAATCCGGGGCCCTGGCTTTCACCCATCTGTTCAACGCCATGAAGGGAATCCACCATCGCGAGCCGGGAGTGGCCGGCGCGGCGCTTTGCAGTAACGCTTATGTGGAGCTGGTTTGCGATGGGGTGCATATTCATCCGGAAATCGTAAAACTAGTCTATAAAGTCAAGGGAAGCGATCGCCTGATACTGGTATCCGATGCGATGCAGGCCACTGGCCTCGGGGATGGGGAATATCAATTCGGCGGTCAGCGTGTGACTGTACAAAACGGGATAGCGCGGAACAGTGACGGTTCGCTCGCCAGCAGCACGCTTACGGTCTTTGCCGCGGTGAAAAAGATGATGACGCTGACCGGAGTATCGTTGGAGAACGCTGTCCGGATGGCTTCATTCAATCCGGCCCGGTTATTAGGAATCGATAACATTGTCGGGAGCATCGAGAAGGGTAAAAGAGCGGATTTGCTGGTGCTTGACGATCGACTCAATCTCGTCGCCGTTTTTTGCAAAGGGAGAAAGTTGATTTGA
- a CDS encoding DUF559 domain-containing protein, translating into MEKLIRGQKINPVKLGMAKELRRNMTEEEKRLWVKLKKYDLRSNWRRNCNSN; encoded by the coding sequence TTGGAAAAGCTCATTCGCGGTCAGAAGATCAATCCTGTAAAATTGGGGATGGCTAAGGAGCTGCGGCGGAATATGACCGAGGAAGAGAAGCGGCTTTGGGTCAAGCTTAAAAAGTACGATTTACGTTCCAATTGGCGTAGGAATTGCAACAGCAATTAG
- a CDS encoding NAD-binding protein yields MNVVVIGCGRFGGYLIRALSKSPDPPYIIAVDRQERALAELATEFRGFTLIKDASDLSVLDEARLSRADALFLSTGDANLNFMLAHIAQELYKVPRVVVVESDAERREVLDCFAIATVDPMELAARQTVDRLSAEWGLKS; encoded by the coding sequence ATGAATGTTGTAGTGATCGGTTGCGGCAGATTTGGCGGTTATCTGATTCGGGCGTTGTCAAAAAGTCCCGATCCGCCCTATATCATCGCCGTCGACCGCCAGGAGCGGGCGTTGGCCGAATTGGCGACGGAGTTTCGCGGGTTTACCCTGATCAAAGACGCCTCGGATCTGTCCGTTTTGGATGAAGCCAGGTTGAGCCGGGCGGATGCGCTATTTTTAAGCACCGGGGATGCCAATCTGAACTTTATGTTGGCGCATATCGCGCAAGAACTCTACAAAGTCCCGCGAGTCGTGGTGGTCGAGTCCGATGCCGAGCGGAGGGAAGTGTTGGACTGCTTTGCCATCGCCACCGTAGATCCTATGGAACTGGCGGCGCGGCAGACTGTGGACCGCCTGAGTGCCGAATGGGGGCTCAAATCATGA
- a CDS encoding potassium channel family protein, whose product MYILIIGGGKVGYYLAKTLFQAGHDVGVIEQDSNRCHVIANDLDILVIHGDGTDIEVLEQANIKQAGYFVAATGKDEENLVACQLAKKYFQVPQTIARVNNPKNQAILQRLGVDATVSSTGIIAQMIQNQLAVDDVKTLPLFEKGDIELVETELKATSPVVNRAVREVGVPAECVLIAVVRGGKVLFPRGDTVLQAGDLVMALAKKQFEPSLKNILVGAK is encoded by the coding sequence ATGTATATCTTGATTATTGGCGGTGGAAAAGTCGGTTATTATTTGGCCAAAACTCTCTTTCAGGCCGGACATGACGTGGGCGTCATCGAGCAGGACAGCAACCGCTGCCATGTAATCGCCAATGATCTGGACATCTTGGTGATCCATGGCGACGGAACCGATATCGAGGTGTTGGAGCAGGCCAACATCAAACAAGCCGGGTATTTTGTGGCGGCTACCGGAAAAGACGAAGAAAATCTGGTCGCCTGCCAGTTGGCAAAGAAATATTTTCAAGTGCCGCAGACGATCGCCCGGGTCAATAATCCGAAAAATCAGGCGATCTTACAGCGCTTGGGCGTCGACGCCACAGTCAGCAGCACCGGCATTATCGCGCAGATGATCCAGAATCAGCTGGCGGTGGACGATGTGAAGACATTGCCGCTGTTTGAAAAGGGAGACATTGAACTGGTCGAGACCGAGTTGAAGGCCACCTCTCCGGTGGTGAACCGGGCCGTCCGTGAGGTCGGGGTTCCCGCAGAGTGCGTCTTGATTGCGGTCGTCCGTGGCGGCAAGGTTTTATTCCCGAGAGGCGATACGGTTTTGCAAGCCGGCGATTTGGTAATGGCCCTTGCGAAAAAACAATTTGAACCCTCGCTTAAAAACATACTGGTAGGAGCCAAATGA
- a CDS encoding NAD-binding protein, giving the protein MKVAVCGSGEVLFFIAQTILAKGYQLTIICPEPATCERLAREFKATVICGDPTRLSVLKDALVERQVLVALLADDAANYRVCQMALHRLRIARAVSLIKNPVNEAFFTRMGV; this is encoded by the coding sequence ATGAAAGTGGCGGTCTGCGGTAGCGGCGAGGTCCTCTTTTTCATCGCGCAAACCATTTTGGCGAAAGGGTACCAGTTGACCATCATCTGTCCCGAACCGGCAACTTGCGAACGGCTGGCGCGCGAATTCAAAGCCACGGTGATCTGCGGCGATCCGACCCGGCTCAGCGTGCTGAAGGACGCCCTGGTTGAACGGCAGGTGTTGGTGGCCCTGCTGGCGGATGACGCCGCCAATTATCGGGTCTGTCAGATGGCTTTACACCGCTTGCGGATCGCCCGGGCAGTATCGCTGATCAAAAATCCGGTCAATGAAGCCTTTTTTACGCGAATGGGGGTGTAG
- a CDS encoding response regulator: MRTMPKQAVLIVDDEKNIRLTLGTCLEAAGYAVELAVNGEEGIAKAREGDYQLVFLDMKMPGMDGIAVLKNLKELHPALNVVMMTAYGTVETAVTAMKLGAVDYLRKPFSPEELLELTETIMRRQTLAADQVQDYHSIVELAKGFIVKQQFGPAKEWLQKAVAMDTVNPTAFNLLGVMYEMEGELQLGQKMYRAALSIDPSYTPAIENLNRSAQWQYTQQGMNLGETEK, from the coding sequence ATGAGGACCATGCCGAAACAGGCGGTATTAATTGTGGACGACGAAAAGAATATCCGGTTGACCCTCGGAACATGTCTGGAGGCTGCCGGCTATGCGGTGGAGCTGGCCGTCAATGGCGAGGAAGGGATCGCCAAAGCCCGGGAGGGCGATTACCAGCTGGTTTTTTTGGATATGAAGATGCCCGGGATGGATGGAATCGCGGTACTGAAGAACTTGAAAGAACTCCACCCCGCGCTGAATGTGGTGATGATGACCGCCTACGGCACGGTCGAAACCGCAGTCACCGCCATGAAACTGGGCGCCGTGGATTATCTCCGCAAACCGTTCTCACCCGAAGAACTCCTGGAATTGACGGAAACCATTATGCGCCGCCAGACATTGGCCGCCGATCAGGTGCAGGATTATCATTCCATCGTGGAGTTGGCCAAGGGTTTCATCGTCAAGCAACAATTCGGTCCGGCCAAAGAATGGCTGCAAAAAGCGGTGGCCATGGATACCGTCAATCCAACCGCCTTTAATCTGCTGGGAGTGATGTATGAGATGGAGGGAGAACTGCAATTGGGGCAGAAGATGTACCGGGCCGCCCTCTCCATTGACCCGTCGTATACCCCGGCCATCGAAAACCTGAATCGTTCCGCGCAATGGCAATACACTCAGCAAGGGATGAATCTGGGAGAGACCGAAAAGTAA
- a CDS encoding potassium channel family protein — MFVIVVGCGRLGSRLARVLSEQGHDLVVIGQCEEFKRLGTGFDGVTVSGNPIDEDVLKKAGIEKAQALVAVTADDNINAMAAQIAKAIFRVPMVLARISDPEREEFFAHLGLNVVSPTNTGINRIIKLLNENRFTPFLGYINTDVAGINPLPEWIGRSLKDLPIPSDVRLVGILRNEHLVPADPKTVVDAADVLIIRTRQK, encoded by the coding sequence ATGTTTGTGATTGTAGTGGGCTGCGGACGGCTCGGATCGCGCCTGGCGCGCGTGCTTTCCGAGCAAGGCCATGATCTGGTGGTGATTGGTCAGTGCGAGGAGTTCAAACGGTTGGGGACCGGCTTCGACGGGGTGACGGTGAGCGGCAATCCCATTGATGAGGATGTTTTGAAGAAGGCCGGCATTGAAAAAGCTCAGGCGTTGGTGGCGGTCACCGCCGACGACAATATTAATGCCATGGCAGCGCAGATCGCCAAAGCGATCTTCCGCGTCCCGATGGTTCTGGCCAGAATCTCCGATCCGGAACGGGAGGAATTCTTCGCTCATTTAGGGTTGAATGTTGTTTCCCCGACCAACACCGGGATCAATCGGATCATCAAACTGTTAAATGAAAACCGGTTTACGCCGTTTTTAGGCTATATCAATACCGATGTCGCCGGAATCAATCCGCTGCCGGAATGGATCGGCCGTTCTTTGAAAGACCTTCCAATCCCCAGTGATGTCCGGTTGGTTGGCATATTACGGAATGAGCATCTGGTTCCGGCGGATCCGAAGACGGTGGTGGACGCGGCGGATGTTTTGATCATCCGGACCCGGCAAAAATGA
- a CDS encoding FGGY-family carbohydrate kinase, translating into MAIGGLDIGTTGCKITVYDEDGKFRFQSYREYQASRSLGRHELAPDDVWGAVCGLLAEAARAVPDIRVIGVTSFGESFVLLDEQDRPLLPAPLYTDPRGASECQALIDRLGAETIAALTGVNPHPMYSLPKLKWIKNHRAAAYRRARRVMLFQDYLVYLLTGRAQIDYSLATRTMAFDIRELRWNERLLEAAGIDRSLLSQPVPSGTAAGVVRESLAAALHLRRDTLIVSCCHDQVAAAVGAGVFEPGMAIDGTGTVECITPVLESIPRSAGIRQGSYAIVPHAVAGKYVCYAFTFTGGVLLKWYRDQFARYETMLAKERGQNVYAFLDGRIGEGPTGILVLPHFAGAATPYMDPGSKGAIVGLTLEHSAADLYKALMEGVTYEMLLNIERLRQAGIDIRMLRATGGGAGSKVWLQMKADILNLPIGALDTGEAGAVGSVMLSGVAAGIFPDLESAARLLVLEKAVYHPDPRQHQAYQTLYARYRELYAAVRPLV; encoded by the coding sequence ATGGCAATCGGCGGATTGGATATCGGCACCACAGGTTGCAAGATCACGGTTTACGACGAGGACGGCAAGTTCCGTTTTCAGTCCTACCGGGAGTATCAAGCCTCGCGCAGCCTGGGCCGGCATGAGCTGGCCCCGGACGATGTCTGGGGGGCGGTTTGCGGGTTGCTGGCTGAGGCTGCCCGGGCGGTCCCGGATATCCGGGTCATCGGGGTGACCTCCTTCGGCGAATCCTTCGTGCTCCTCGACGAGCAGGACCGGCCGCTCCTGCCGGCGCCGCTCTATACCGACCCGCGCGGCGCTTCCGAATGCCAGGCGCTCATCGACCGGCTCGGGGCGGAGACCATCGCCGCGCTCACCGGGGTCAATCCCCATCCGATGTATAGCCTGCCCAAGCTGAAGTGGATCAAGAACCACCGGGCCGCCGCGTACCGGCGGGCCCGGCGGGTGATGCTGTTTCAAGATTACCTCGTCTACCTGCTGACCGGCAGGGCTCAAATTGATTACTCCCTGGCCACCCGGACCATGGCCTTCGACATCCGGGAGCTCCGCTGGAACGAGCGGCTGCTGGAAGCGGCCGGTATTGACCGCTCCTTGCTTTCCCAGCCGGTGCCCTCCGGAACCGCCGCCGGGGTCGTCAGGGAGAGCCTGGCCGCAGCGTTGCACCTGCGCCGGGATACCCTGATCGTCTCCTGCTGCCACGACCAGGTCGCGGCGGCGGTCGGCGCCGGCGTATTCGAGCCGGGCATGGCCATCGACGGCACCGGCACCGTGGAATGCATCACGCCGGTGCTGGAGAGTATTCCCCGCTCGGCCGGGATACGGCAGGGCAGTTACGCGATCGTCCCCCATGCCGTGGCCGGGAAATACGTCTGTTACGCTTTCACCTTCACCGGCGGCGTGCTGCTGAAGTGGTACCGGGACCAATTTGCCCGGTATGAAACGATGTTGGCCAAAGAGCGGGGCCAAAATGTCTATGCCTTCCTGGACGGGCGGATCGGCGAAGGACCCACCGGGATTCTGGTCTTGCCGCACTTCGCGGGCGCGGCGACCCCTTACATGGATCCCGGCTCCAAAGGGGCCATCGTCGGCCTGACCCTGGAGCATTCGGCGGCCGATCTGTACAAAGCCTTGATGGAGGGGGTCACCTATGAGATGCTCCTCAATATCGAGCGGTTGCGACAGGCCGGGATCGACATCCGGATGCTGCGCGCCACCGGCGGCGGCGCGGGCTCCAAAGTATGGCTCCAGATGAAGGCCGATATCTTGAACCTCCCCATCGGGGCCCTGGATACCGGCGAGGCGGGAGCGGTGGGTTCGGTCATGCTCAGCGGCGTGGCCGCCGGAATATTCCCGGACCTGGAGTCCGCGGCCCGGCTGCTCGTCCTGGAGAAGGCCGTCTATCACCCGGACCCGCGCCAGCACCAGGCGTACCAGACGCTCTATGCGCGCTATCGAGAACTCTATGCGGCAGTCCGGCCGCTGGTATAA
- a CDS encoding RHS repeat-associated core domain-containing protein — translation MWYNTNIGIGCDRDDSRALSSTKWWIINFDKQYGIVPNESIETHVFVCYLSFLAREGEEDRSFIAPYGSETSSQGSAAVAYTFTDKEKDNTGFIYFGARFYDPEVGRFISADPAEDGANWYAYCNDNPVRFVDPDGLRVGDNDNGGWDGSGYDGDSESTSYRNNGYQYGGNSGSSGGSGSHSSSSSNDRIANIMGNVLPGSASYGNAINSFQNGDYLDALGWTFAGAAEEFAFLCSFGQFGSVRKGLSSIARVVDTELVGLNFTKTAAIRMENPDRAVPVQTLMDAIKSTKGLPDPQKSSALMHYTTMTKNGQLYNLEVLYNKATNTVYHFMYTRDAIGPLPRIK, via the coding sequence GTGTGGTATAATACAAATATTGGAATTGGTTGCGACCGGGATGATTCAAGAGCTCTGTCGTCTACGAAGTGGTGGATAATTAATTTTGATAAGCAATATGGTATAGTTCCCAATGAATCAATTGAAACACACGTGTTCGTATGTTATCTCTCCTTCCTTGCCAGGGAAGGAGAGGAGGATAGGTCCTTTATCGCACCGTATGGCAGCGAGACTTCTTCACAAGGGTCGGCGGCGGTGGCCTATACGTTCACCGATAAGGAGAAGGACAACACCGGGTTCATCTACTTCGGGGCGAGGTTCTATGACCCGGAAGTGGGAAGGTTTATTTCGGCGGATCCGGCCGAGGATGGGGCGAATTGGTATGCGTATTGTAATGATAACCCGGTGAGGTTTGTGGATCCGGATGGGCTGAGAGTCGGCGATAACGATAACGGCGGCTGGGATGGCAGTGGTTATGATGGCGATAGCGAGAGTACCAGTTACAGAAATAACGGCTATCAATATGGTGGAAATAGTGGCAGTAGTGGCGGTTCTGGTAGTCATAGTTCTAGTAGTAGTAATGATAGAATAGCTAACATAATGGGTAATGTTCTTCCGGGTTCTGCTTCATATGGAAATGCGATTAACAGTTTTCAAAATGGAGATTATCTTGACGCCCTTGGTTGGACATTTGCGGGAGCAGCTGAAGAATTTGCGTTTTTATGTAGTTTTGGGCAATTTGGTTCAGTTAGAAAAGGTTTAAGTAGTATTGCTAGAGTTGTAGATACTGAACTTGTTGGTCTTAACTTTACCAAAACAGCTGCAATACGAATGGAAAATCCAGACAGGGCTGTTCCTGTTCAGACGCTAATGGATGCAATAAAATCTACAAAAGGGCTTCCAGATCCTCAAAAGTCCAGCGCTTTAATGCATTACACGACAATGACCAAAAATGGACAGTTATACAATTTAGAGGTTCTTTACAATAAGGCAACTAATACAGTATACCATTTTATGTATACTAGAGACGCAATTGGACCTTTACCAAGAATAAAGTGA
- a CDS encoding response regulator — MKAKVLIMEDNENIALVERICLEAAGYEVLVAADGIQGLETALHDLPQLILADILLPKMNGYLVLEALQNNPATRDIPVIVTSAKAQVDDLKKAHQYPIRQYLIKPFAPEELLAGVAEVLKEMG, encoded by the coding sequence ATGAAAGCCAAAGTCCTGATCATGGAGGATAATGAAAATATCGCATTGGTGGAGCGGATCTGCCTGGAAGCCGCCGGTTATGAAGTGTTGGTCGCGGCGGACGGAATTCAAGGGCTGGAGACGGCCCTGCACGATCTGCCGCAGCTGATCCTGGCGGACATCCTGCTGCCGAAGATGAACGGCTATTTAGTCCTGGAGGCGCTGCAAAACAACCCCGCCACCCGGGACATACCGGTCATTGTCACCAGCGCCAAAGCCCAGGTGGATGATTTAAAAAAGGCTCACCAGTATCCGATCCGGCAGTATCTGATAAAACCCTTCGCCCCGGAAGAATTGCTGGCTGGAGTCGCGGAAGTGTTGAAAGAGATGGGATAA
- a CDS encoding DeoR/GlpR family DNA-binding transcription regulator: MKKTKDSRKKRHEQIRNLLISHNLLSVAEFCRILDCSEATIRNDLRYLEEQGFIQRTFGGAIATANTTYNTDVMLRTSVSTKEKEAIADYVIHHILVSGQIITLDAGSTNVILAQKIIESPLELTVITNSFAAASILSKSEKINLYLVGGYYNPLTYAFLDEMAPKILESIRSDIFFLAPNGLSKEAGITISDPKEVFIKQTMIRHARQCIALADHSKIGKLGLKVICGFEALRMLVTDDKADVQEIAKLEESGVRVIAAPSVS; this comes from the coding sequence ATGAAAAAAACCAAGGACAGCCGGAAAAAGCGTCATGAGCAAATCCGAAATTTGTTAATCTCACACAATTTATTGAGTGTCGCTGAATTCTGCCGAATCTTGGATTGCAGCGAGGCTACAATCCGCAATGATTTACGCTATCTTGAGGAACAGGGATTCATTCAAAGAACGTTCGGCGGAGCGATCGCCACCGCGAACACTACCTACAATACGGATGTGATGTTACGGACATCCGTATCAACAAAAGAAAAAGAGGCTATTGCGGATTATGTCATCCATCATATCCTGGTTTCAGGGCAGATCATTACGCTGGACGCAGGTTCAACCAATGTTATCCTGGCGCAAAAAATTATCGAATCGCCACTTGAGTTAACCGTGATTACGAACTCTTTCGCGGCCGCTTCCATCCTCTCCAAGTCTGAAAAAATCAATCTATACCTGGTGGGAGGATACTACAATCCATTGACCTATGCATTTCTGGATGAGATGGCGCCAAAAATTTTAGAATCCATCCGGTCAGATATTTTCTTTTTAGCGCCGAACGGCTTATCAAAAGAGGCGGGAATCACCATTTCCGACCCCAAGGAAGTCTTTATCAAGCAGACGATGATCCGGCACGCCAGGCAATGCATCGCCCTAGCCGATCATTCCAAAATTGGAAAACTGGGACTGAAAGTAATCTGCGGTTTTGAAGCTTTGCGGATGCTGGTGACCGATGATAAAGCCGATGTTCAAGAAATTGCGAAGCTTGAGGAATCCGGGGTTCGAGTCATTGCCGCTCCTTCGGTATCATGA
- a CDS encoding class I SAM-dependent methyltransferase gives MNSKEKFTGKVAEYVKYRPGYPQEFIDYLFRDVGLDGTAVVADIGAGTGILTRQLGGRVRRIYAVEPNAAMRAACEAHCRDLENVVTVDGSAEDTTLPDHSVDFITVAQAFHWFDRDMAELEFRRILKPHGKVILVWNRRAADSELVQATDALFQRLCPDFGGFSNGLGTSPETFRDFFRNGSCEYRVFDNDRVLTLESYIGGNLSASYAPAAQDETRDFFVAALTELFHRYSRNGQLLLPNKTHCYIGEV, from the coding sequence ATGAACAGCAAGGAAAAGTTTACGGGGAAGGTCGCGGAGTATGTGAAATACCGCCCGGGTTATCCTCAGGAATTTATCGACTATCTCTTCCGGGACGTCGGACTCGACGGTACTGCCGTGGTCGCCGATATCGGGGCGGGCACCGGGATCCTCACCCGGCAATTGGGAGGGCGCGTCCGGCGAATTTATGCCGTGGAGCCCAATGCGGCGATGCGCGCCGCCTGTGAAGCGCACTGCCGGGACTTGGAGAATGTGGTCACGGTGGATGGCAGCGCCGAGGATACCACCCTGCCGGATCATTCCGTCGATTTTATCACCGTGGCCCAAGCGTTTCATTGGTTCGACCGCGACATGGCTGAGCTCGAATTCCGCCGCATCCTGAAGCCCCATGGCAAGGTGATTCTGGTCTGGAACCGGCGCGCCGCCGACAGTGAGCTGGTCCAAGCGACGGACGCGCTCTTTCAGCGGCTCTGTCCCGACTTTGGAGGCTTCTCGAACGGTCTCGGGACGAGTCCCGAGACCTTCCGCGATTTCTTTCGGAATGGCTCCTGCGAGTACAGGGTGTTCGATAACGACCGGGTCCTGACCCTGGAGAGTTATATCGGCGGCAACCTCTCGGCTTCCTATGCCCCGGCGGCGCAGGACGAAACGCGGGATTTCTTTGTGGCTGCTCTGACCGAGCTGTTTCACCGCTACAGCCGGAACGGGCAACTGCTCCTGCCCAATAAAACTCACTGCTACATCGGCGAGGTCTGA
- a CDS encoding sensor histidine kinase — MSRLRPDKWFSFPIGAISLRWKILSGYLVIAGLLLITGGWAIYNFIKLNQAIKDIMVASYRSVVASQNMVEALEKQDRAALLLLFGESRDSLKTFLANQQDFSKWYTIAEGNITYRGEPESLARIKNGYSAYLRLFEDFKALYRAGDPAAARRFYLTRLMPRYQQVKRAIHQLLDINQNHMVTADERAKKDAQKAIYSTTLVSILALVLALIFGYKIAAIIIKPTLRLTEGAKRIGEGQLDERIAVETRDEIGRLAEEFNRMTARLKEYDQNNIDRLITERRRADAIVRSIPDPLIVVDAGYRIIALNSAAEKVFGVQEKQVKNAHILEVINHKAIFGILKECAVNRLPVKASGMEAAWTLQVGDALRYYLLEATPVEDKEGNLLGMVVFMGDVTHLKEVDQIKSDFVSAASHEFRTPLTSIAMSAGLLLNRTVGEVNGRQEQLLQVIREDCNRLTHLVSELLDLSRMESGKLELAKEPSRLADIVAASLRPLQGQLAERGIALELDPELQDLPSIMADASRIAWVFNNLVSNALRYTAKGGKIGIKARVEGSWVRVAVSDTGVGIAKENLTRIFEKFVQVQNKNETPVGGAGLGLALSKEIVEKHGGKIWAESELGKGSAFYFTIPVAEGQGTNS, encoded by the coding sequence TTGTCAAGGCTTCGACCAGACAAATGGTTTTCTTTCCCGATCGGCGCTATCAGCCTGCGCTGGAAGATCCTCTCCGGTTATCTGGTCATCGCCGGGCTGCTTTTGATCACCGGAGGTTGGGCGATCTATAATTTCATCAAATTAAACCAGGCCATCAAGGACATCATGGTGGCCAGCTACCGGAGCGTGGTGGCGTCGCAGAATATGGTCGAGGCCCTGGAGAAGCAGGACCGGGCCGCTCTGTTATTGCTGTTCGGCGAGTCTCGCGACAGCCTGAAAACGTTCTTGGCCAATCAACAGGATTTCAGCAAATGGTATACCATTGCCGAGGGAAACATCACTTATCGCGGAGAGCCTGAGAGTTTGGCCAGAATTAAGAACGGCTACAGCGCCTATCTGAGATTATTCGAAGATTTCAAAGCCTTGTATCGCGCCGGAGACCCGGCGGCGGCACGCCGTTTTTATCTCACCCGGCTCATGCCGCGGTATCAGCAAGTAAAACGGGCTATTCATCAATTGCTGGATATCAATCAGAACCATATGGTGACAGCGGATGAACGGGCCAAAAAAGATGCCCAGAAAGCCATCTACTCCACGACCCTGGTATCCATTTTGGCCTTGGTTCTGGCGTTGATCTTCGGTTATAAGATTGCGGCGATTATCATTAAGCCGACCTTACGGCTCACCGAGGGGGCCAAACGGATCGGCGAGGGCCAGTTGGATGAGCGGATCGCGGTCGAGACCAGGGACGAGATCGGCCGCCTGGCGGAAGAGTTCAACCGGATGACCGCCAGGCTGAAAGAGTACGACCAAAACAACATTGACCGCTTGATCACTGAAAGAAGGAGAGCCGACGCCATTGTCCGGAGCATCCCCGATCCGTTGATTGTGGTGGATGCCGGATACCGGATCATCGCCCTCAACTCAGCCGCGGAAAAAGTCTTCGGCGTGCAGGAAAAACAGGTCAAAAACGCCCATATCCTGGAGGTAATCAACCACAAAGCGATCTTCGGCATCTTAAAAGAATGCGCCGTCAACCGGCTGCCGGTCAAAGCGAGCGGCATGGAAGCGGCATGGACCTTACAAGTAGGCGATGCGCTCCGATATTACCTGCTGGAGGCGACCCCGGTCGAGGATAAAGAAGGGAACTTGCTGGGGATGGTCGTTTTCATGGGGGATGTCACTCATCTGAAAGAAGTCGACCAGATCAAGTCGGATTTTGTCTCGGCCGCCTCGCACGAGTTCCGGACGCCGCTGACCTCGATCGCCATGAGCGCCGGACTGTTGTTGAACCGGACCGTGGGCGAGGTCAATGGCCGGCAGGAGCAGTTGCTCCAAGTCATCCGGGAGGATTGCAACCGGTTGACCCATCTGGTCAGCGAACTCCTGGATCTGTCGCGGATGGAGTCGGGAAAACTGGAGCTGGCCAAAGAGCCCAGCCGGTTGGCAGATATCGTCGCAGCCTCGCTCCGGCCGTTACAGGGCCAGCTGGCGGAGCGCGGGATCGCGCTGGAGTTGGACCCGGAACTCCAAGATCTTCCTTCGATCATGGCCGACGCCAGCCGGATCGCCTGGGTCTTCAACAATCTGGTCTCCAACGCGCTGCGTTATACGGCCAAGGGCGGCAAGATCGGCATCAAGGCCCGAGTCGAAGGAAGCTGGGTCCGAGTGGCGGTGAGCGACACCGGAGTGGGTATCGCCAAGGAAAACCTGACGCGGATCTTTGAAAAATTTGTTCAGGTGCAAAATAAGAACGAGACCCCGGTGGGCGGAGCCGGTTTGGGGTTGGCGCTGTCCAAAGAGATTGTCGAAAAACACGGGGGGAAGATCTGGGCCGAGAGTGAGCTGGGGAAAGGGAGCGCCTTCTATTTCACGATTCCGGTGGCGGAGGGGCAGGGAACGAACTCATGA